In the genome of Primulina eburnea isolate SZY01 chromosome 13, ASM2296580v1, whole genome shotgun sequence, the window TTAAAATGCCAAAAAGCGGCTTCAAAAACAGAAAAAGCCAAAAGCACATAGTTAAAAGTTAACACATATTACCTTAGACTTGATAGCACAAAATAAAATCATCTTCACCGTGGTATTAAATCTTTAGTTTCCAAGATGTGATAAGGGCCAGAAAAGTAAATATCTCACTTAAAAGTATGCAACCTAACCTATCAAATTCAAAACATTAATTGTTCTGTGTCCTCACCTTCGGTAGAATCCACCAGTTGGGTGGTTTGGTAAGTATTCGATGATAATGATTCATCACTTGCATGCGATCCATCTGATCTCAGAAAAGGAGCCCAAACACCACGATCAGGCCTATCCTTGTTCCTCGTTCTTCTTTCCTGCTTCTCAATATGAACCTTGACCTCGAGAGCCCCATCTATATTCTTCTAATATGACTGAGAACTTAAGGGTCGGGGAGGTTTTCTGTCCCTGTCCTAAATTGAAGCCTGTATTTGTTGTTCCAATCGAGATCTGGTTGCCAGTTGATTTTGACGAGCATCCTCATCAAGCTGAGTGCTCCTTATCCATCTGGCACCTTCACGCTGCTTATTCTGCTTAAGAGGATTCAATGTGTGTGAATTCTTTGCGGGAGTAGTTGCATTCTGTGGCAGAGATGAAGTACCAGAAACctacaaaaacaacaaaatagaaaCGATGATCTCTGTTTATGTTTCGCTCTTTTTGAACAGAAAACTGAAACTCGGCCATAAAAATGATTGCAGTCTGTGATCTGCATTTTATTCGGCAAAGGTTTGTCTTTCAAGTTTTTCAGGCTACCTTAACACAGTACCTACTGAGATTCACACAGGCTGCAATATGTCCAGCAAATAAAACCACATgccaaaacaaaacaagaagggTGTGGTGTGTTTTTTTGGGCTCCCAAGTTGATTGGATTAAAAATTCCAAACGTTTTCATTCATCTACTTTATGGACAAATTTTCACTATGCATCGTTTCTTATTTTCAAATCAATCATTTAATAcagaataattataataatttttttcctgGACTGTTTTATACCAATAATTGTATACTCTACCTTTTTTACATAATCATTGCGCTTCTACTCTTTTGTGAATCATATCAGTACTGGTTATCtaaaaattcatatccaaacaTTGTCTCAAAACTATTCTACAAATTTTTTCCCGAAACTTTTGAGTTGCTTTAGCTTCAAAGCCTAACCAAACACCACAAGTGGGTTAACTTCTTACCTACATGGTGATACCTCCTAGCAACATAAAACTTTTGTTTACAAAGGTTAAATACAGCTCAAAACTGTTACCTTATACAAATAACATTATGCGAATGGAGGTTCTCAATGAAGCTAATTTTACTGATTTTAAACTTGACACAATCTCATTTCACCctataaaatagaaaataaattgTAGTCCAACTATAACATGAATTACCCGCAATCATGCAGGAGTTCCAGTCACTGCATTTAATGAATAAGTGGGAACAAAgaagaacaaaaacaaattcATTGGGAGttgattaaaataaattttcctgGAAATCGACTAACAGAGTTCCTAAAGAATTATTAATGGACTGCTAAAATGCCAAGATAATTTAAATGCTCACTTGAAACATGATATACATAGGCATACCGGAAAACATATATATAAGTGAGTAGAATCACTTTAGAAGAGTCAACACCCTTGTGGTGTAATGGCATAAACCTCTCCCAATAGGGGAGAGGCATGGGTTTAAATACGCACGTGCCTCCGAGAATCTACAGATAAAAGTGTCTTTAGTAATTGATATATTATGAACTTTTACAGCCTACAGCCTAAGCATGAAAACTTTACGAGTAACTTTCCGAAACCAACAGAGCCGCTATTTGCTTTGTAATTCTCACCAGCAATTCCTAAAAATGCAACATCCGACTTAAATCATCTTTTTACTTCAAAGTTaatgtattgagttatttcttACATATTGAAGTTTTTCCCCTCTATATGATGATTATGGATTGACACACAAAGGATACATTTCTGATACCCCAGGGATGGGCTCACTACCTCTGGCCCATCTCCTGGCCCGTCCCAAGCCCAAGAGGAAGACAGGCACATCAAGAGCTCATGTAttctactataaataccaggtttgagcgtatgataatgcattcactatattgttttcagcagcacccttagctgctccctcTTATATCCTCAGTCtttgacttgagcgtcggaggggctacgccaggacaccctcctggtcCCCTACTAACGAtcttatctgtgatttcaggctcagggtaatttCAAAACTTGCGTAtgtactagtgacacttgctgggagcGGACCTTAAATTTCTCGTGAttatcacttggcgccgtctgtgggaacttTGAGTTGAGACTTAGAGATGGTAGGGAAGAGAGGGAGTGGAAGAGCCGCCTCAGCATCATCGCGTCCTCGGAGGGGACCCGAACCATCTCATGCTGAGACAATACAGGAACAACCACAACTTGAGACGAGACAGGAACAAACTCGTCAAGAGACAAGAACTGAGCAGCCCATTCACAAGACGAGGGTCGAGCAAACCCGTCCCAATGAAAATGTAGGGATCTTGACCCTGGAACAGCTGGGCCAATTTATCACCCGATCTGTGGATGAGGCCCTGAAAAGGAATCAGGAATCTATCTTTGTAGAGGAACAAGCCGCCTGGCAGGAGCGTGAGGAAAATGTTGAAGTCCACCAGAGCAAGGTTGAAGAGACTCAACCCCCTCAAAGTGGAGATATTAGTGAGATGGGGGAGATGTGGAAGGAGATACGGAGATTGAGGGAGCAGGTAGGAGGCAGGGCGCCGGTACCCAAGAAAAGAAGCCCTTTTTCACTAACCATCTTGGAAGAAGGGCTTCCCCCAAATTTCCGACAATCGAATGTTGGAGAATATGACGGACATACGGACCCCGAAGAGCACTTGGGGAGATTCGAGAATGCGGCTCTGTTGCATCAATATTCGGATGGAGTTAAGTGCAGGGTGTTTCTGGGCACGTTGGTAAAGTCAGCCCAACAATGGTTTAATACCCTGCAGCCCAACTCGATAAAGTCTTTCGAAGATTTTTCTGCAGCTTTCTTGCACCGATTTGCCAGCAGCAAGAGGCACCAGAAAAACTACTTGAGTTTGTTTGTAATTAAACAGCAAGAGGCTGAAACTTTACGGGAGTTTGTCCAGAGCTTCAACAGCGCAGCGTTGGAAATACCAGCGGCTACCCCCgacatcatgataagtgccttTACCCAAGGGCTGAGGGGGGGGAGAATTCTTCAAATCGCTGGTCAAGAAACCTCCGTCGAGCTATGATGACTTGTTAGCTCGGGCGGAAAAGTATGTGAACTTGGAAGATGCCCAACGGTATAGAAGGATAGAAAACCGACCCGGAGGGAGTAGGGTGGAAGGAGCCGAGAGAGGTGGTAAGAAGAGGGGTGCAGGTGAGAGGGAGGAGGACATAACCAGAAGTAGAGGACAATTCTCATCACATGTTCCTCTGAATAGGAGTCGGGATAAGGTGATGAAGGTGAGGGAGTCAGGGGAGAAGGGGGAGAAGTCCCAGAGGGTTGAGAGCAGTGCTCGGCCTCCGCCATGGGGCAGACAAGAAGGATCCTCGTCCAGGAGTGAACTGAGATCTCGCCCATCTTCTAGGCGGGGTCGAGGCCCTCCGTGGGTACATCAGAGGATCGAGGAGAGAAGGTCGAGGTCAGGATGTCCCTCAGGAGCACGCAGAACCGAGGAGGGGAATGAATGAGGATAACCACCCTACGAGATaaatgattcatatgatctcaGAGGGTTTTACTGATGGGGATTCCGGGCGAGCACGAAAGGCGCATGGGAGGAGGTTGGAGAATTTCGAAATATCTGGGGCGCGGACTTACCCCAGGATCCTGTCATCAGTTTTGGACCGGATGACCTCCGAGGAATTGTGGCTCCTcataacgatgccttggtggtAATGGCCACCGTTGCCAATTACGATGTGACACGAATCtttattgataatggaagctcTGTTAATATCTTGTTCAAGAGAACACTGGATCAGATGAAGGCGGAGGGATTTGAGTTTGAGCCAATCTCTACTCCTCTATATGGATTTGCAGGACATGCCATCCCGCTGCTCGGTCAGATTTTCCTTCCTCTATCTTTGGGACATGAGCCTCGGCGGGTAACAAAGATGACAACATTTACTGTGGTGGACACCCCATCTGCTTACAATGGAATTCTGGGGCAACCAGCCCTAAAGGATTTCCGAGCTGTAGCGTCCACGTATCATCAGAAGTTGAAGTTTCCTGTAGGGAAGGAGGTTGGAGTCTTATGCGGGGGCCAGAGGGTCGCGCATCGGTGTTATGAGGGGATAGTGAAAGAAGAGGGGAAGAGGGCGCGTGTGGAGCTCAATATGATTAGAAAGGGGCGAAGCGGGTTGCCCGTGGCAGTGAGGGAGGTTCATGAGGTGATAGATGGGAAGCCGGAGATCGTGACATTGTGGCCCGACAAGAAGATGCTAAGAATAGCCCCTGACCTTGACCCAGAGGTCAGGGATGAACTCATTTCTTGTTTACAGGCTAATCTCAGCGGGTTCGCTTGGTCAGCCCAAGAGCTTACAGGTACGAGCCCAGATGTAGCAGAATACCGATTAAACATCTTACCAAATTCTCGTCCCGTGAAGCAGAAGAAAAGACATTTCGGGCCCGAGAAAGATATAGTTATAAAGAAGGAGGTGGGAGAGTTGCTCAATGCTGGGCACATTCGAGAGGTGCAGTTTCCTACTTGGCTCTCGAATTTCGTTCTTGTTCCGAAGAGTTCAGGGAAATGGAGGATGTGTGTGGATTTCAGAGACCTCAATAAGGCATTCCCTAAAGATTGTTATCCACTGCCTCGGATAGATCAGTTGATGGACTCCACAGCAGGACGTCAAAATTTGTGTATGTTGGATGCTTATCAGGGATATCATCAAATTTCCTTGGCTGTGGAGGACCAAGATAAAGTGAGTTTCATCACCTTCGAAGGAACTTTCTGCTACGTGGTCATGCCCTTCGGACTAAAAAATGACGGAGCCATGTATCAGCGATTGATGGATATAATCTTTTCTGAATAGGTGGGAAGGAACGTCGAAGTATATGTGGATGACGTCATGGTGAAGTCTAAGGATTCAACCCAGCTAGTACCTGACTTAGTGGAGACCTTTTCCACTCTCAGGTCTTATGTGCTGAAGTTGAATCCTCAGAAGTGTATCTTTGGGGTGAAAAGTGGGAAGTTTCTGGGTTATATGGTGACAGAGAGGGGGATTGAAGCTAATCCCGAGAAAGTTAAAGTTATCCAAGATATGGTCTCTTCCCGAGGACCCAAAGATGTTCAGCAGTTGACAGGGAGGATTGCTGCCTTGGCACGTTTTATCTCGAGATCCGTCCACAGAAGCTTACCGTTCTTCCGGACTTTGAGAAAGGCGAAAAAATTTGAATGGGATCCAGCCTGCGAGAaagcatttcaagagttgaaaaaATACCTTGCTGAGCTACCTGTCCTAGCCAAACCGACTGCAGGCGAGCCTTTGTGGGTATATTTATCTGCCACCGAGGAAGCTGTGAGTTCGGTCCTTGTCAAGTTGGAGGGGTCGACTCAACAGCCAGTCCATTATGTTTCGCATGCACTCAAGGGGGCAGAGATCAGATATTCATGGTTGCAAAAATTGGCTTTGGCTTTAGTGATGATCACGAGGCGCTTGAGACCCTACTTCCTATCTCATCCAATTGTGGTGCTAACTAACAGTCCATTGGGCAGAATCCTCACTCATTCCGATATGTCTGGCCGTGTGATAAAATGGACTACTGAGCTGGGAGAGTATGACATCCAATATGAACCAAGAACAGCTATCAAAGCACAAGCCTTGGCCGATTTTCTGGCTGAGACTGTGCATCAGGAGAATGCAGACCCTTGGAAGGTGTATGTGGACGGTTCCTCATCGAAGGATGGAAGTGGGGTGGGAGTAGTactgatttcaccagctggGGAGGAAGTGAAGTTGGCTGTAAGGTTGGACTTTCGAGCATCCAATAATGAGGCAGAGTATGAAGCTGTGTTGGCAGGACTTCGAGCAGCCATAAATGTGGGAGCTACCCGGATACTTATTTTTTCTGACTCACAGTTGGTAGCACAACAGATGAAGGGGATGTATGATGTAAAAGATGAGAAGCTTATTGAGTATGCTCGAGAAGTGGACAGAGTCATAGAGAAATTCACAGAAATTACATTTGAACAGATTCCcaggaaagaaaatgaaaaggaAGACACTCTAGCCAAAATGGCTGGAACAACGGGAAGTTGGAAGACTAGAGATGTGATCTTTCAAGTTGGACTCACACCTCACACGAGTCCACCCGCAGTTGAACAGGAGGAGGATTGGAAGACTGCATAATTGATTACCTGAAAGAGGGAAAGCTTCCTGATAACCCTCGCGAAGTTCGTAAGTTGAAGGTAAAGTGTTCGCGTTATGTGATGATCGGAGAACTGTTGTATAGAACGTCTTTTGCAGGGCCGCTTCTTCGGTGCTTGAGTTACCAAGAGGCTGATTATGTGCTCCGAGAAGTTCATGAGGGATGTTGTGGAAATCATTTAGGGGCTTACGCGTTGGCGAAAAAAGTGCTGCTCGTCGGTTATTCTCGGCCCTCCGTGTGCATGATGCTCAAGAGTTAGTGATGTCTAGTGATAGTTGTCAACGCCATGCCAGGTTGCATCACCGGCCGGCCGCGACAATGAAGGCTGTCACAACCGCTTGTCCTTTTGACCAGTGGGGAATAGATATTGTGGGGGCTTTTCCTATAGCTCCTGCTCAGAAGAAGTTCTTATTGGTAGTAGTTGACTATTTTTCAAAATGGGTAGAAACAGAGCCTCTGGGCAGAATCACTGAGAATGACGTCCTGAAGTTCTTGTGGAAGAGTATAGTATGCAGATACGGAGTACCTAGAAAACTGATATCCGATAATGGGAGACAGTTCCAAGGGGCCAGGATCCAATCTTGGTGTAAGGAGATTAAGATCCAACAAGTCTTTACCTCTGTAGCTTACTCGCGGAGTAACGGTCAGGTGGAGGTGACTAATCGGACACTGGTGCAGGGTCTAAAGGTTCGACTTGGCAAAGCTACAGGCAATTGGGTGGATGAGCTACCAAGTGTCTTATGGGCATACCGAACCACTCAGAGGGAAGGAACTAAAGAATCTCCTTTCAGTTTGGTCTACGGTAATGAGGCAGTGCTCCCGACTGAGATTGGGCTGGAATCGGAAAGGGTAGTGTTTTATGATGAGGATAATGATACGAGACGCGCTATTGACCTTGATCTTTTGGAAGAAAAGAGAGAGGCCGCCATCATTCACATGGAAGCTTATAAAAACCGCATTGCACAGTCATATAATCGGAGAGTCATTCAGATAAACTTCCATGTAGGTGACTTGGTCCTGAGGAAGGTGCAAGAAGAGCAAAAAGGAAAGTTGGATCCAAAGTGGGAGGGTCCCTTCAAATTGATCGAGAGGCTGAGCTCTGGAGCCTATTACTTAGAGAATACGAAAGGCAAGGCATTGAAGAGGCCCTCGAAAGCTTATCACCTTAGAAAATATTATCCTTGATTTGATTGCTGATGTATTTCATTCCGAATTTTCCTATGTAATCATTtggaattcaataaaatcttgtTCTTCTTTTTAATTCATGAATGTTGTTGTAtggaagaaaagaaaaaaatttcatttttctatTTAGGTtgtgcctagtagaggagcataGTTGAGGTggggaaaaattttattttcctactaaggcatcgcgtattagaggagcagagtttggaAGAGGAggggaaattttattttcctactgaggcatcgcctagtagaggagcagagtttggaAGAAGaggtgaaattttattttcctattaagacatcgcctagtagaggagcagagttcggaagaagatgagaaattttattttcctattaaggcatcgcctagtagaggagcagagtttggaAGAAGAGGAGAAATTTTatattcctactaaggcatcgcctagtagaggagcagagtttgaAAGAAGAGaaacaattttattttcctgctaaggtatcacctagcataggagttagagggtggcggtattgaatttttattttcctgctaaggtatcacctagcataGGAGTCAGATGGTGGAgatattgaatttttaatttcctgctaaggtatcatctagcagaggagttacaTGGTGGAGatattgaattttgaatttcctgctaaggtatcacctagcagaggagttagagggtggcagtgttgaatttttattttcctgctaaggtatcacctagcagaggagttagagggtgggaaggttgaatttttattttcctgctaaggtatcacctagcagaggagttagagggtgaggatgttgaatttttattttcttgctaaggtatcacctagcagaagAGTTAAAGGGTGgggatgttgaatttttattttctctctaaggtatcacctagcagaggagttagaggctGAGGATGTTGAACTTtacttttattttcctgctaaggtatcacctagtaGAGGATTAGA includes:
- the LOC140810235 gene encoding uncharacterized protein, producing the protein MPLPYWERFMPLHHKGVDSSKVILLTYIYVFRDWNSCMIAACVNLSRYCVKVSGTSSLPQNATTPAKNSHTLNPLKQNKQREGARWIRSTQLDEDARQNQLNIDGALEVKVHIEKQERRTRNKDRPDRGVWAPFLRSDGSHASDESLSSNTYQTTQLVDSTEGSYRKGGRRGSAYNIKDIDGSSVVERKFSKRGGSSGYASHEKQVWIQKSSLGP